In Colletotrichum destructivum chromosome 8, complete sequence, the following proteins share a genomic window:
- a CDS encoding Putative major facilitator, sugar transporter, major facilitator superfamily yields MGILAVVEERPTPPSVYNWRIYALACIASCGSCMIGYTSAFIGTTVALDSFKSEFGLDRLSTTERNLISENIVSLFVAGAFFGALLTYCLSHFIGRKWCLAIGATTFSLGAGLTCGANSSLGLGILYAGRVFSGLGTGVASNIIPIYISELSPPAIRGRLVGLYELGWQIGGMVGFWINYGVEAHVPSGHTQWIIPFAVQLIPSGLLLLGSMWIRESPRWLFLKDHRKEAMENLCWIRQLEPNDIYIQEEIAAIDKIYETQKATVGVGFWQPFQALAARPKLQWRLFLGCMLFFWQNGSGINAINYYSPTIFSSIGIDSNTVNLMTGIFGVIKAIMTFVWLLFLVDQLGRRKLLLIGAVTGSICMWVIGAYVCVVEPTKNPQDHLTGSGYAAIVFFYLWTAVYTPTWNGTPWVINSEFFDPNFRSLAGGATTASNWLFNFLVSRFTEQMFEAMGYGVYFFFASLSLLAFFFAFFLIPETSGVPLEKIDRLFEIKPVWRANETLMAQLRDEEVQFRTDAKSDATHKEHTGGVKAGTETDSS; encoded by the exons ATGGGGATTCTGGCAGTCGTCGAAGAacggccgacgccgccgtcggtcTACAACTGGCGCATATACGCCCTGGCGTGCATCGCATCCTGCGGATCCTGTATGATCGGGTACACGAGCGCCTTCATCGGGACAACCGTCGCGCTCGACTCCTTCAAGAGCGAATTCGGCCTCGACaggttgtcgacgacggaaagaaacctgatcagcgagaaCATCGTCTCCCTTTTTGTGGCCGGCGCCTTCTTCGGCGCCTTGCTCACCTACTGCCTCAGCCACTTCATCGGACGCAAGTGGTGCTTAGCGATCGGTGCCACCACCTTCTCTTTGGGCGCCGGTCTGACGTGCGGCGCCAATAGTAGTCTTGGTCTTGGTATTCTCTATGCTGGGCGTGTGTTCTCAGGCTTGGGAACGGGAGTTGCGTCG AACATCATCCCGATCTACATTTCAGAACTATCGCCGCCCGCTATTCGCGGCCGTCTCGTTGGTTTGTACGAACTTGGTTGGCAGATAGGCGGTATGGTGGGCTTCTGGATCAAC TACGGTGTTGAAGCACACGTACCCTCAGGCCACACCCAATGGATCATTCCTTTCGCCGTCCAGTTGATCCCCTCCGGCCTCCTTCTGCTCGGGTCGATGTGGATCCGGGAGTCACCCCGGTGGCTTTTCCTCAAGGACCACCGCAAAGAAGCCATGGAGAACCTGTGCTGGATTCGTCAGCTCGAGCCTAACGACATCTACATTCAAGAGGAGAttgccgccatcgacaaGATCTATGAGACGCAAAAAGCCACTGTCGGAGTTGGATTCTGGCAGCCATTCCAGGCCTTAGCTGCCCGCCCGAAACTGCAGTGGCGATTGTTCCTAGGATGCATGCTGTTCTTCTGGCAAAACGGAAGTGGTATCAACGCGATTAACTACTACTCCCCAACCATCTTCTCA AGCATTGGAATCGACTCGAACACCGTCAACCTGATGACTGGTATTTTCGGTgtcatcaaggccatcatgacCTTCGTGTGGCTGCTTTTCCTCGTCGATCAGCTTGGAAGGCGCAAACTCTTGCTGATTGGTGCAGTAACTGGATCGATCTGCATGTGGGTTATCGGCGCATATGTATGCGTCGTTGAACCGACCAAGAACCCCCAGGATCACTTGACAGGCAGCGGCTACGcggccatcgtcttcttctaTCTCTGGACGGCGGTTTACACCCCGACGTGGAACGGTACTCCTTGGGTCATCAACTCT GAATTCTTCGACCCGAACTTCCGCTCCCTTGCCGGTGGTGCGACAACAGCTAGCAACTGGCTGTTCAACTTTCTCGTTTCGCGTTTCACGGAACAGATGTTCGAAGCCATGGGCTATGGCGtctacttcttcttcgcaTCACTGTCACTcctggccttcttcttcgccttctttCTCATTCCCGAGACCAGTGGAGTCCCGCTGGAGAAGATTGATAGG
- a CDS encoding Putative EGF-like domain-containing protein, protein MQFLSTFILAMSAMFSLTAAGTIPPGDANTTFEAKNCGTGYASCGKAGTNGDAGSRCALECTYLGGPTSLGSCQCPKGFYVDTCISSSAHDGRTKC, encoded by the coding sequence ATGCAGTTCCTCAGCACCTTCATTCTCGCCATGAGCGCCATGTTCTCTCTCACGGCTGCGGGCACCATCCCTCCCGGTGACGCGAACACGACGTTTGAGGCAAAGAATTGCGGCACCGGCTATGCCTCCTgcggcaaggccggcacCAACGGCGACGCAGGTAGCCGATGCGCGCTGGAGTGCACCTATCTGGGAGGTCCTACCTCGCTGGGCAGTTGCCAGTGTCCTAAGGGTTTTTACGTGGACACTTGCATCAGCTCATCCGCGCACGATGGTCGTACCAAGTGCTAA
- a CDS encoding Putative Lipocalin-like domain-containing protein, producing the protein MQPSDIFAALAGTYTLLNTSATRDGVPVEDRTYGSNPVGILTYSKTGFMSATLTSTDPEHRPANLTFPFEDGQSDADWALVGKHSIGYAGPFQISTDIPASATNGQVLHGPLTVANVPAMVGAVHRRNYTTFEDGKLLRITSQRDGSNRGELWWARLD; encoded by the exons ATGCAGCCTTCAGACATCTTCGCCGCACTCGCAGGGACATACACCCTCCTCAACACATCAGC TACTCGCGATGGAGTGCCCGTAGAAGACCGAACCTACGGCTCCAACcccgtcggcatcctcacATACAGCAAGACCGGGTTCATGTCAGCCACACTCACGTCTACGGACCCCGAACACCGGCCAGCGAACCTCACATTCCCTTTCGAAGACGGCCAGTCGGATGCGGACTGGGCCCTGGTTGGGAAACACAGCATCGGATACGCAGGGCCATTCCAGATCAGTACCGACATCCCCGCGTCTGCAACCAACGGCCAGGTTCTCCATGGCCCTCTGACGGTAGCCAACGTCCCCGCTATGGTTGGGGCGGTTCATAGGCGGAACTACACGACTTTTGAAGATGGGAAACTGCTGCGCATTACATCGCAGAGAGATGGGTCGAACCGCGGAGAGCTATGGTGGGCCAGGCTGGATTAG
- a CDS encoding Putative methyltransferase type 11, S-adenosyl-L-methionine-dependent methyltransferase superfamily, with protein MQAQTASETTSHSRLYLNPPGLNPAADKANHTNLWRNPEVGKIYRNTEHVNAPLVPPLLDACGLTEEALASLERPIEILDMCCGAGVVSAQIQTMLKRTGMAGKGMVNLMCSDSSAAQLEYVKYRIQADDWVDSKVVQADIACLPFESNSFDFIVVGMALMAVAEPYTGLSELLRVLKPGGRLATSTWAVEGWVAATCEAVADLSLPNQKPVPWPRESTQLTRLWAPGPWDSDYFTAAMYNASGFVDIRSDTLPDPVSFESAEQFCAVYQGLHFGTMEKYWSKEQKEKLGHRLAETFAGYLRKKYHGGPFGFERSTVVASGSKPLK; from the exons ATGCAAGCCCAGACCGCTTCTGAGACCACCAGCCACTCCAGGCTCTACTTGAACCCCCCGGGCCTGAACCCAGCGGCGGACAAGGCCAACCATACCAACCTCTGGAGAAACCCAGAGGTAGGGAAGATCTACAGGAACACGGAGCACGTCAACGCACCGCTCGTCCCGCCGCTGCTCGACGCCTGCGGCCTGACCGAGGAGGCGTTGGCCTCGCTCGAGCGGCCCATCGAGATCTTGGACATGTGCTGCGGGGCCGGCGTGGTCTCCGCCCAGATCCAGACGATGTTGAAGAGAACGGGGATGGCAGGCAAGGGGATGGTTAACTTGATGTGCTCGGATtccagcgcggcgcagcTGGAGTATGTCAAATATCGGATCCAAGCGGATGACTGGGTTGATTCCAAGGTCGTCCAGGCTGATATTGCC TGCCTTCCTTTTGAGTCGAACAGTTTTGATTTCATCGTTGTTGGCATGGCTCTCATGGCCGTTGCCGAGCCTTACACGGGTCTTTCCG AACTACTTCGCGTACTGAAGCcgggcggccgcctcgcgACCTCGACATGGGCCGTCGAGGGATGGGTCGCCGCGACCTGCGAGGCCGTCGCGGACCTCAGCCTGCCCAACCAGAAGCCTGTCCCGTGGCCGCGGGAATCCACCCAACTCACCCGGCTCTGGGCGCCCGGCCCGTGGGATAGCGATTACTTCACGGCCGCCATGTATAACGCCTCGGGCTTCGTGGACATCCGGTCGGACACCCTCCCCGACCCCGTCTCCTTCGAGAGCGCTGAGCAGTTCTGCGCCGTCTACCAGGGGCTCCACTTCGGCACGATGGAGAAGTACTGGTCCAaggagcagaaggagaagctgggccaCCGGCTGGCGGAGACTTTCGCCGGGTATCTGCGGAAGAAGTATCATGGAGGGCCGTTCGGTTTTGAGAGATCTACTGTTGTTGCCAGTGGCAGTAAGCCGCTGAAATGA